A DNA window from Planctomycetota bacterium contains the following coding sequences:
- the acnA gene encoding aconitate hydratase AcnA: MPQSPHDPFGARTSISTPLGDKTYYRLEALKKFGNVDRLPCSIKVLLESVLRNQDGRIYTPEHVKAIVASDSGTRRDEEIPFMPGRVVLQDFTGVPCVVDLAAMRGAMKRMGGDPKRVNPLVPCDLVIDHSVQVDAFASGVALTINSEKEFERNIERYEFLKWGQGAFENFRVVPPGTGIVHQVNLEYLAKVVWEKDGVLYPDSLIGTDSHTTMINGLGVLGWGVGGIEAEAVMLGQPIYMLIPEVVGVRLTGKLPEGATATDLVLRVTEMLRKHGVVNKFVEFFGAGLAEMPVANRATIANMAPEYGATCGFFPIDEQTLAYLRLSGREESLVKTVEAYAKAQGFWRDDSRDVAYSAVLELDQSTITPSLAGPSRPQDRVELKAMKSTWRSALTKLKSGGKSAAPATATAVADDGVAIMMDGKECILKNGAVVIAAITSCTNTSNPSVMIGAGLLAKKARSFGLTRKPWVKSSLAPGSKVVTEYLKKSGTMAALVELGFDVVGYGCTTCIGNSGPLPEAVEGAVKGNDMVVASVLSGNRNFEARVHPDVKANYLASPPLVVAYAIAGTVDIDLQSEPLGLSPSGKPVFLRDVWPTQKEIDEAVASSVTNGQFRTQYASVFDGSQEWKDIATVRGEMYQWNSKSTYIQEPPFFTSMTLAEPGPIGSIRGARCLAKLGDSVTTDHISPAGNIKKDGPAGEYLMKHGVPVSMFNSYGSRRGNDRVMTRGTFANTRIQNQLAPGTMGGVTKDFTDGAVKPIFDAAESYKKSGTPLVVLAGKDYGMGSSRDWAAKGAQLLGVRAVIAESFERIHRSNLVGMGVMPLTYQPGQSAQGLGLTGEETFDIDLPTDIKPRQLVAVRARRPGAAEITFETVCRIDTPVEVDYYRNGGILSMVLRRMAKTAS, encoded by the coding sequence ATGCCGCAGAGCCCACATGACCCGTTCGGAGCCCGCACCTCGATTTCAACGCCGCTGGGTGACAAGACTTACTACCGCCTTGAGGCGCTGAAGAAATTCGGCAATGTGGATCGGCTTCCGTGCTCGATCAAGGTGCTACTGGAGAGCGTGCTGCGCAACCAGGATGGCCGGATCTACACGCCGGAGCATGTGAAGGCGATCGTGGCCAGCGACTCCGGGACCAGGCGCGATGAGGAGATACCCTTCATGCCGGGGCGCGTGGTGCTCCAGGATTTCACGGGCGTGCCCTGTGTGGTGGACCTCGCGGCGATGCGCGGCGCCATGAAGCGAATGGGCGGCGATCCGAAGCGGGTGAATCCGCTGGTGCCCTGCGACCTGGTCATCGACCACTCGGTGCAGGTCGACGCCTTCGCCAGCGGGGTGGCGCTGACGATCAACAGCGAAAAGGAATTCGAGCGCAACATCGAGCGCTATGAATTCCTCAAATGGGGTCAGGGGGCATTTGAGAACTTCCGCGTGGTGCCGCCCGGCACCGGCATCGTCCACCAGGTCAACCTCGAATATTTGGCGAAGGTGGTCTGGGAAAAGGACGGCGTGCTCTATCCGGACAGTTTGATCGGAACCGACAGTCACACCACCATGATCAACGGCTTGGGGGTTCTGGGCTGGGGTGTTGGCGGGATCGAGGCCGAGGCGGTGATGCTTGGCCAGCCCATCTACATGCTGATTCCAGAAGTGGTCGGTGTTCGGCTCACGGGGAAACTTCCCGAAGGAGCCACGGCGACCGACTTGGTGCTTCGCGTGACCGAGATGCTTCGCAAGCATGGCGTCGTAAACAAGTTCGTTGAATTCTTCGGCGCCGGGCTTGCCGAGATGCCGGTGGCGAACCGGGCGACGATCGCCAACATGGCTCCTGAATATGGCGCAACTTGCGGATTTTTCCCCATCGACGAGCAGACGCTGGCCTATCTGAGGCTATCGGGGCGCGAGGAATCGCTGGTCAAGACGGTCGAGGCCTACGCCAAGGCCCAGGGATTTTGGCGCGATGACTCGCGCGACGTCGCCTACTCCGCTGTCCTTGAGCTGGATCAGTCCACGATCACGCCGAGCCTGGCCGGCCCCTCGCGGCCACAGGACCGCGTGGAATTGAAGGCCATGAAGAGCACCTGGCGGAGCGCGCTGACGAAATTGAAATCCGGCGGCAAGTCCGCCGCGCCGGCCACCGCGACGGCGGTCGCGGACGACGGCGTCGCCATCATGATGGATGGCAAGGAGTGCATCCTGAAGAATGGTGCCGTGGTCATCGCCGCGATCACCAGTTGCACCAACACCAGCAACCCGAGCGTCATGATCGGTGCCGGACTGCTGGCGAAGAAGGCGCGCTCCTTCGGCCTGACCCGGAAGCCCTGGGTGAAGAGCTCGCTGGCCCCGGGCTCCAAAGTTGTGACTGAGTACCTGAAGAAGTCGGGGACGATGGCGGCCCTGGTGGAGCTCGGCTTCGACGTCGTCGGCTACGGCTGTACGACCTGCATCGGCAACAGCGGGCCGCTGCCGGAGGCGGTCGAAGGCGCGGTCAAGGGCAATGACATGGTCGTGGCGAGCGTGCTCTCGGGCAACCGCAACTTCGAGGCGCGGGTGCATCCCGACGTGAAGGCGAACTATCTGGCGAGCCCGCCGCTGGTGGTGGCCTATGCCATCGCGGGCACGGTGGACATCGATCTGCAGAGTGAGCCGCTGGGTCTCTCCCCGAGCGGCAAGCCCGTCTTTCTGCGTGACGTGTGGCCGACCCAGAAGGAAATCGACGAGGCGGTTGCGTCGAGCGTCACCAACGGGCAGTTCCGCACGCAGTACGCCAGCGTCTTCGACGGCAGCCAGGAATGGAAGGACATCGCCACCGTTCGGGGCGAGATGTACCAGTGGAACTCCAAGAGCACGTACATCCAGGAGCCGCCCTTCTTCACCTCGATGACCCTGGCCGAACCCGGCCCGATCGGATCCATTCGCGGCGCCCGGTGCCTGGCCAAGCTCGGCGACAGCGTGACCACCGACCACATCTCTCCCGCGGGCAACATCAAGAAGGATGGCCCCGCCGGCGAATACCTGATGAAGCATGGCGTGCCCGTGAGCATGTTCAACAGTTACGGAAGCCGACGCGGCAACGACCGGGTCATGACCCGCGGCACCTTCGCCAACACGCGGATCCAGAATCAGCTGGCGCCGGGGACCATGGGAGGTGTGACCAAGGATTTCACCGATGGCGCCGTGAAGCCGATCTTCGACGCCGCGGAGAGCTACAAGAAATCCGGGACGCCGCTGGTGGTGCTGGCGGGCAAGGACTACGGCATGGGCTCATCGCGTGACTGGGCGGCCAAGGGCGCCCAGCTGCTCGGGGTGCGCGCCGTGATCGCGGAGAGTTTCGAGCGCATCCACCGCTCCAACCTGGTGGGCATGGGCGTGATGCCGCTGACCTACCAGCCGGGGCAGAGCGCCCAGGGCTTGGGATTGACCGGCGAAGAGACCTTCGACATCGATCTGCCGACGGACATCAAGCCGCGGCAGCTCGTCGCCGTTCGCGCGCGGCGGCCGGGAGCGGCCGAGATTACGTTCGAGACGGTGTGCCGCATCGACACACCCGTCGAGGTGGACTACTACCGCAACGGCGGCATCCTGAGCATGGTGCTGCGACGGATGGCGAAGACGGCATCCTAA
- a CDS encoding MFS transporter — MAGICCTTLPVPPKFEADDAQDLAARATPWLAVAVAALGYFVDLYDLVIFSVVRVASLGNDGLGLLPADASQRIGGWDRIASLMRVTFGFEKGDITSAGVAILNAQLLGMVLGGFAWGMLGDRRGRLATLFGSIALYSTANIATSFVTSVPAYAGLRFIAGFGLAGELGAGVTLVSELLGKRARGWGTMIVAFAGMFGPIAASLVGGTVSWRTAYIIGGVMGFALLALRLGVAESGIYARAAQRTRRRGDPRMLFFPPERLRRFACVVFLGTPIWFVGGVIFVFAPELAKGMGLTGEPVRPPTVIMCGYAGAAIGDLASSALSQWMRSRRTAISLFIGLLGISIAGLFIFGGRSAFAFYAWTFAAGLATGYWAVFVTVAGESFGTNLRATAATTAPNLVRGFAVIIVMAWELLTPGAGIIGAAALVAAMVLGLGLLAVWRLPEPFDRDLDFEEA, encoded by the coding sequence ATGGCGGGCATTTGCTGTACAACTTTGCCTGTGCCGCCGAAATTCGAAGCCGACGATGCGCAGGACCTGGCCGCCCGGGCCACGCCGTGGCTGGCGGTCGCGGTGGCTGCGCTGGGGTACTTCGTCGACCTCTACGACCTGGTGATCTTCAGCGTGGTGCGTGTGGCCAGCCTGGGGAATGACGGGCTGGGACTGCTTCCCGCGGATGCCTCGCAGCGCATCGGCGGATGGGATCGGATCGCCTCCTTGATGCGTGTGACCTTCGGTTTTGAAAAGGGGGACATCACCAGCGCCGGTGTCGCGATCCTGAACGCGCAATTGCTGGGCATGGTGCTGGGCGGATTCGCGTGGGGCATGCTGGGGGACCGGCGCGGTCGTTTGGCGACACTGTTCGGCTCGATCGCGCTCTACTCCACCGCAAACATCGCAACCTCCTTCGTGACCAGCGTTCCGGCGTACGCCGGGTTGCGTTTCATTGCCGGCTTCGGCCTGGCGGGCGAACTGGGCGCGGGCGTGACGCTGGTGAGCGAATTGCTGGGCAAAAGGGCCCGGGGGTGGGGAACCATGATCGTGGCCTTCGCCGGCATGTTTGGCCCGATCGCCGCCAGCTTGGTCGGAGGAACCGTGTCGTGGCGCACCGCCTACATCATTGGCGGAGTGATGGGATTCGCGCTGCTCGCGTTGCGGCTGGGTGTTGCCGAAAGCGGGATCTATGCGCGAGCGGCGCAACGAACAAGACGGCGAGGGGATCCGCGCATGCTGTTCTTTCCGCCGGAGCGGCTGCGTCGATTCGCCTGCGTCGTCTTCCTTGGAACACCGATCTGGTTCGTGGGAGGGGTGATCTTCGTCTTCGCGCCGGAACTGGCGAAGGGCATGGGCCTGACTGGGGAGCCCGTGCGCCCGCCCACCGTGATCATGTGCGGCTACGCCGGAGCCGCGATCGGTGATCTGGCCAGCAGCGCCCTGAGCCAGTGGATGCGCAGCCGAAGAACCGCGATTTCGCTCTTCATCGGACTGCTTGGGATTTCGATCGCGGGACTTTTCATCTTTGGCGGGCGCTCCGCCTTCGCCTTTTACGCATGGACCTTCGCCGCAGGGCTTGCCACCGGATACTGGGCGGTCTTCGTCACGGTGGCGGGCGAATCCTTCGGAACGAATCTGCGGGCCACCGCCGCCACGACGGCGCCCAACCTCGTGCGGGGTTTCGCGGTGATCATCGTGATGGCGTGGGAATTGCTGACGCCCGGCGCGGGCATCATCGGCGCGGCGGCACTGGTGGCTGCGATGGTGCTGGGCCTTGGGCTGCTCGCCGTCTGGCGGCTTCCCGAGCCATTTGATCGCGATCTGGATTTCGAGGAGGCGTGA
- the tkt gene encoding transketolase, whose amino-acid sequence MTTATVSASTPATPYAGTPGNVPVEDVLAINTIRTLSMDAVQAANSGHPGTPMALAPVAYALWQNDLKFDPADPLWPNRDRFVLSNGHACMLLYSLLHLSRTQEVGKNGKPTGKPAVPLESIKAFRQLDSLCPGHPEHGWTSGLETTTGPLGQGLGNSVGMAMASKWLAATFNRPGYELFNFRTYAICGDGCMMEGISGEAASIAGHLQLDNLVWIYDNNRITIEGATDLAYSDDPSTRFLGYGWNVLRVGDANDLDTVVRTLAVAAQTKGRPTLIVVDSHIGFGSARQDTCTAHGEPLGEEVIRKTKKLYGWPEDAKFLVPDGVMQRFAEGVGKHGREANAAWKTLFANYAKQFPDLAKQLQQMWSRELPQGWDSEIPVFPADAKGMASRVSGGKVLNAIAKKVPWMIGGSADLTPSTKTAIDGAASFQAGSYGGRNLHFGIREHAMGALCNGLALSGLRPYGSGFMIFSDYMRGSMRLSAFMDLPVIYVFTHDSIGVGEDGPTHQPIEQLPGLRAVPGLLVFRPADANETAECWRAAMTHTHATSVLALTRQDLPTIDRSLYAKADGCAKGAYVLSDAKGGAAQAILIGTGSEVNLCLQTQELLAKEGIATRVVSMPCWQLFQKQDQAYRDSVLPPAMRTRIAVEMSNPLGWERWVGLDGAIVGMHTFGASAPFKQLLKKFGFEPEPVAAVVRATIARNKTGAAR is encoded by the coding sequence ATGACCACCGCGACCGTCTCAGCGTCCACGCCCGCAACGCCCTATGCCGGCACTCCCGGGAATGTGCCCGTGGAGGACGTGCTCGCCATCAATACCATTCGGACACTCTCAATGGACGCGGTGCAGGCCGCCAACAGCGGCCACCCGGGCACGCCGATGGCGCTGGCGCCGGTGGCCTACGCCCTCTGGCAGAACGATTTGAAGTTCGACCCGGCCGATCCGCTTTGGCCCAACCGCGACCGCTTCGTTTTGAGCAACGGCCACGCGTGCATGCTGCTCTACAGCCTGCTGCATCTGTCGCGCACCCAGGAAGTGGGCAAGAACGGCAAACCCACGGGCAAGCCGGCGGTTCCGCTCGAGTCGATCAAGGCGTTCCGCCAGCTGGACAGCCTCTGTCCGGGTCATCCGGAGCACGGCTGGACCAGTGGGCTTGAAACCACGACCGGTCCGCTGGGGCAGGGCCTGGGAAATTCGGTGGGCATGGCAATGGCCTCGAAGTGGCTGGCCGCGACCTTCAACCGTCCCGGCTACGAGCTATTCAATTTCCGCACCTACGCGATCTGCGGCGATGGCTGCATGATGGAGGGGATCAGCGGCGAGGCGGCGAGCATTGCGGGCCATCTGCAGTTGGACAACCTCGTCTGGATCTATGACAACAACCGCATCACGATCGAGGGGGCGACCGACCTCGCCTACAGCGACGATCCCTCCACCCGTTTCCTGGGCTACGGCTGGAACGTGCTGCGCGTCGGGGACGCCAACGATCTGGACACGGTGGTCCGGACGCTTGCGGTCGCGGCGCAGACGAAGGGCCGGCCGACACTTATCGTGGTGGACAGCCACATCGGATTCGGATCGGCGCGGCAGGACACCTGCACCGCCCACGGGGAGCCACTGGGCGAGGAAGTGATCCGCAAGACGAAGAAGCTCTACGGCTGGCCCGAGGACGCCAAATTCCTGGTGCCCGATGGCGTGATGCAGCGCTTCGCCGAGGGCGTGGGCAAGCATGGCCGCGAGGCGAATGCGGCGTGGAAAACTTTGTTCGCGAATTACGCCAAGCAATTTCCCGACCTGGCGAAGCAGCTCCAGCAGATGTGGAGCCGCGAGCTGCCCCAGGGATGGGATTCGGAGATCCCGGTGTTCCCTGCGGACGCCAAGGGCATGGCCAGCCGCGTCTCCGGCGGGAAAGTGCTCAACGCGATCGCGAAGAAAGTTCCCTGGATGATCGGCGGCTCCGCCGACCTGACCCCCAGCACCAAAACGGCCATCGACGGCGCCGCGAGTTTTCAGGCGGGAAGCTACGGCGGACGCAATCTTCACTTCGGCATCCGCGAGCACGCAATGGGCGCCCTCTGCAACGGTCTCGCGCTGAGCGGACTGCGCCCCTACGGAAGCGGATTCATGATCTTCAGCGATTACATGCGCGGCTCGATGCGCCTGAGCGCCTTTATGGATCTGCCCGTGATCTACGTCTTCACGCACGATTCGATCGGCGTGGGCGAGGATGGCCCGACCCATCAGCCGATCGAGCAACTGCCCGGGCTTCGCGCCGTGCCGGGGCTTTTGGTGTTCCGTCCTGCGGATGCCAATGAAACCGCGGAATGCTGGAGAGCCGCCATGACGCACACGCATGCCACCAGCGTGCTGGCGCTGACCCGGCAGGATCTTCCCACGATCGATCGAAGCCTTTACGCCAAGGCCGACGGCTGCGCCAAGGGCGCCTATGTGCTCAGCGACGCCAAGGGCGGCGCCGCCCAGGCGATCCTGATCGGCACCGGAAGCGAAGTGAACCTCTGCCTGCAAACCCAGGAACTTCTGGCCAAGGAAGGCATTGCCACTCGCGTGGTGAGCATGCCCTGCTGGCAATTGTTCCAGAAGCAGGACCAGGCCTACCGAGACTCGGTGCTCCCGCCTGCGATGCGGACTCGCATTGCCGTTGAGATGTCCAATCCGCTGGGATGGGAACGGTGGGTCGGATTGGACGGCGCGATCGTCGGCATGCACACCTTCGGCGCCAGCGCGCCATTCAAGCAGCTCCTGAAGAAATTCGGCTTCGAGCCCGAGCCCGTCGCCGCCGTGGTGCGGGCGACCATCGCCAGGAACAAGACGGGGGCGGCGCGATGA
- the rpiB gene encoding ribose 5-phosphate isomerase B, translating to MNIVMASDHAGFELKESLKKLVASLGHKVNDVGAHTYDAEDDYPDFAAALCKVLRAGQADRGILLCGSGVGASIAANKFKGIRAGNCEDYYSAHQGVEHDDMNVLVLGGRIVGASLAEDMVRGYLAAKFSGEARHLRRLNKVKAIEQGEV from the coding sequence ATGAACATCGTGATGGCCTCGGACCATGCCGGCTTTGAATTGAAGGAGTCGCTGAAGAAGCTGGTGGCGTCGCTCGGGCACAAGGTCAACGACGTCGGCGCCCACACCTACGACGCCGAGGATGACTACCCCGATTTTGCCGCCGCTCTCTGCAAGGTCCTTCGGGCGGGGCAGGCCGATCGCGGCATCCTGCTGTGCGGCTCCGGCGTCGGGGCCAGCATCGCGGCCAACAAGTTCAAGGGCATCCGCGCCGGTAACTGCGAGGACTACTACTCGGCGCACCAGGGCGTGGAGCACGACGACATGAACGTGCTGGTGCTGGGAGGCAGGATCGTGGGGGCGTCGCTGGCCGAGGACATGGTTCGCGGCTATCTGGCGGCAAAATTCAGCGGCGAAGCCCGCCACCTGCGTAGGCTGAACAAGGTGAAAGCCATCGAACAAGGAGAGGTCTAG
- a CDS encoding FKBP-type peptidyl-prolyl cis-trans isomerase, with amino-acid sequence MQARPHRFIGMLAAFCASSLMSTALAQGAAPPPGDVDYSQLPPDPKTLEVELATFKMDAGAAMKAAAEATGGKVMTMRILKNKDKVDYELICMQNGLPSRVLIDAKSGELRVAKLEALAAVEKALVAVPGKVGNVEGDLMGDPPTWKVSVFAGGKSHLVSVNAIDGSIVSDQVASQLPGEATDLPMQGEFGGVQWIVLKEGTGASPKGPDSMVKVNYTGYLVNGVKFDSSVDRGKPLESRLDRLIKGWTQGVMAMKVGEKRKLIIPYNLAWGDTGRPPMIPPRAAVIFDVELLDTDMAPPAPRTTLPAVPPATAPATPAGGATPPKGGG; translated from the coding sequence ATGCAAGCTCGCCCTCATCGTTTCATTGGAATGCTCGCCGCGTTTTGCGCGTCGTCGCTCATGTCGACGGCCCTCGCCCAGGGGGCCGCTCCGCCTCCGGGCGACGTGGACTATTCGCAACTTCCGCCCGATCCCAAGACGCTTGAAGTGGAGCTGGCAACCTTCAAGATGGATGCCGGCGCCGCCATGAAGGCCGCCGCCGAGGCCACCGGCGGCAAGGTCATGACGATGCGGATCCTGAAGAACAAGGACAAGGTGGACTACGAGTTGATCTGCATGCAGAACGGGCTGCCCTCGCGCGTGCTGATCGACGCCAAGAGCGGCGAGCTCCGCGTGGCCAAGCTTGAGGCCCTGGCTGCGGTGGAGAAAGCCCTCGTGGCGGTGCCCGGCAAAGTGGGCAACGTGGAGGGCGACCTGATGGGGGATCCGCCGACTTGGAAGGTCTCGGTCTTCGCCGGCGGCAAGAGTCATCTGGTCAGCGTGAACGCGATCGACGGATCGATCGTCTCCGATCAGGTGGCGTCGCAGTTGCCGGGAGAGGCGACCGACCTTCCGATGCAGGGTGAGTTCGGCGGAGTTCAATGGATCGTGCTCAAGGAAGGCACGGGAGCATCACCCAAGGGCCCCGACTCGATGGTGAAGGTGAACTACACCGGCTATCTCGTCAACGGAGTCAAGTTCGACAGCAGCGTCGACCGCGGCAAACCGCTGGAGTCTCGCCTGGACCGCCTGATCAAGGGCTGGACGCAGGGCGTGATGGCCATGAAGGTCGGCGAGAAGCGCAAGTTGATCATTCCCTACAACCTGGCATGGGGCGACACAGGACGCCCGCCGATGATTCCGCCCAGGGCGGCGGTGATTTTCGACGTGGAGCTGCTCGACACCGACATGGCGCCGCCCGCTCCCAGGACCACCTTGCCCGCCGTGCCGCCGGCAACGGCACCGGCCACTCCAGCGGGTGGTGCGACACCGCCCAAGGGCGGCGGATGA